One Dissulfuribacter thermophilus genomic region harbors:
- a CDS encoding type II toxin-antitoxin system VapB family antitoxin has translation MRTNIDIDDELMSVALRLTGLKTKKETVELALKTLISLKQQERIKKFRGKLKWEGNLDDMRLSN, from the coding sequence ATGAGGACAAATATCGATATAGATGATGAGCTGATGTCAGTTGCCTTGAGACTTACAGGTCTCAAGACCAAAAAGGAAACTGTGGAACTTGCCCTAAAGACCTTGATCTCCCTAAAGCAGCAGGAAAGAATAAAAAAATTTAGGGGAAAGTTGAAATGGGAAGGTAATCTTGATGATATGAGGCTTTCAAATTGA
- the vapC gene encoding type II toxin-antitoxin system VapC family toxin encodes MILVDSSVWINYFNGISSPETECLHSLLGKEILVIGDLILIEVLQGFRSDKDFNTARELLLSLVVFDLCSKELALKCAASFRFLRKKGITVRKTIDVIIATFCIEHGLSLLYAERDFEPFRRYLGLKSALK; translated from the coding sequence TTGATACTGGTTGATTCAAGTGTATGGATAAATTACTTCAATGGTATCTCAAGCCCTGAAACAGAATGCCTTCATTCACTGCTTGGCAAAGAAATTTTAGTTATAGGCGATTTGATTCTCATAGAAGTTCTCCAGGGTTTTCGTTCAGACAAGGATTTTAACACAGCCAGGGAGTTGCTTTTGAGTCTCGTGGTATTTGACTTATGCAGTAAAGAGCTTGCTTTAAAATGTGCCGCAAGTTTCCGTTTTCTCCGTAAAAAAGGAATAACAGTTCGAAAGACCATTGATGTCATCATAGCTACCTTTTGCATTGAACACGGTCTGTCACTTTTGTATGCAGAAAGGGATTTTGAGCCTTTCAGGAGATATCTTGGCCTCAAAAGTGCATTGAAATGA